One Haloplanus sp. GDY1 DNA window includes the following coding sequences:
- a CDS encoding VWA domain-containing protein, with translation MPLDHRHNDHQQVIDDLSPHATTRVRVSTKRADRLREFILGHLPAGVTVDVVITSGVQTAAVLPADIEAIVSSDATDIERAQAGQFLAGIDADYLVLVTGTEADLTRVPLNDQLTADHAHQFGLAFHELLHILKTAITAIGELLDSEIDAQYHAQVHDLINIIEDGAIESEAIHGENFSDNAGIRLELTRRLHSQTPDDIPDGQEIRYSFWDAVTSCLYDEAIYPTGITDALLDEDDDRVVFKSEADRDAFRAIHEELCTLARDALAIRSADRDDTTHAHDKTASVRRARRVIQTWTDHIQPVLEADEQAQGRGQIQERQDDEQRQRSEPDGDARGRPESASDPDEDGGISSRNEHPHNDTGDVSATPSDNVEPALPEDFDPSEVSLSREATDDPHQNIFEQPQVTPDPDLDDIDAESSDSCPGDPAGDTNTERGPAGASPSESGEESSGEGRQSGDGDGGRQSGDDPIPTSRAQAIAQATEQAREREGAGANPPTGSGSGARSSCGGHSTSRSPEGQHPHEQVSQLTLGTFDEKPDTYTEDSSEASAPSSESDGHQGTQESRDGASSGVDEEPDDLDNTGSTGSTGSARDESQEVPDGPAHAQSSSRSRQEEQSAYEEALTGDERAAHTEADRERIDERALEDELDSLAEHLDRQHRQKTPDAPNDENSGRSGGGGYSPGNLTDLEIHSVADDLVPPREWAAIEDGAGRVADTLEMYLRLDRRESTRRGLSAGAYDTRAGHRLAIGDARVCKSRTMGNEKQYALVLILDRSGSMRGGSPAKIDVATQALTRFALAAENLGIRVAVIDFIHGTARLVKPFSIETRHVQASLLDTTCGGGTPLADAISLANDLVEAQRDDPLIISVGDDQTSADAVKDVIRRAYAPVCSLTIATDTEPGTLSGSASELATYYERQETVYRPERLDNRLDQFASLLAGL, from the coding sequence ATGCCACTCGACCATCGACACAACGACCACCAGCAGGTCATCGACGACCTCAGCCCGCATGCCACGACGAGAGTCCGTGTCTCTACAAAGCGAGCCGACCGCCTTCGCGAGTTCATCCTCGGCCATCTCCCTGCCGGTGTGACTGTCGACGTAGTCATCACGTCCGGCGTCCAGACCGCAGCCGTCCTGCCCGCCGACATCGAAGCTATCGTCTCCTCAGACGCCACCGACATCGAACGCGCCCAGGCCGGACAATTCCTCGCCGGCATCGATGCCGACTATCTCGTCCTAGTCACGGGAACCGAGGCCGACCTCACGCGGGTTCCACTCAACGACCAGCTCACCGCCGACCACGCCCACCAGTTCGGCCTCGCCTTCCACGAACTCCTACACATCCTCAAGACGGCGATTACCGCGATCGGTGAGTTGCTGGACTCTGAAATCGACGCGCAGTATCATGCGCAGGTCCACGACCTCATCAACATCATCGAGGATGGCGCGATCGAGAGCGAGGCCATCCACGGCGAGAACTTCAGCGATAACGCCGGTATTCGTCTTGAACTCACCCGTCGACTCCACTCACAGACGCCCGACGATATCCCCGACGGACAGGAGATCCGCTACTCGTTCTGGGATGCTGTCACCTCTTGTCTGTACGACGAAGCCATCTATCCGACCGGCATCACAGACGCCCTCCTCGACGAGGATGACGACCGAGTTGTCTTCAAGAGCGAGGCCGACCGCGACGCGTTCCGAGCCATCCACGAGGAACTGTGCACCCTCGCGCGTGACGCACTGGCAATTCGGAGTGCCGACCGTGACGACACCACCCACGCCCATGATAAGACTGCGTCCGTTCGTCGCGCCCGTCGCGTCATCCAGACCTGGACCGACCACATCCAGCCCGTCCTTGAAGCCGACGAGCAAGCACAAGGACGGGGCCAAATCCAGGAGCGTCAGGACGACGAGCAGCGTCAACGGTCGGAGCCCGACGGAGACGCCAGAGGCCGCCCCGAGTCAGCGTCTGACCCCGACGAGGACGGCGGCATCTCCAGTAGAAACGAACACCCACACAACGACACAGGGGACGTCTCAGCCACGCCCAGTGACAACGTCGAGCCAGCACTTCCCGAAGACTTCGATCCGAGCGAGGTATCTCTCTCACGTGAGGCGACCGACGACCCACACCAGAACATCTTCGAGCAACCGCAGGTCACTCCCGATCCCGATCTCGACGATATCGATGCTGAATCTTCTGACTCATGCCCCGGCGACCCAGCGGGCGACACCAACACCGAGAGGGGTCCCGCCGGAGCGTCCCCATCCGAGAGCGGTGAGGAGAGTAGTGGTGAAGGTAGGCAGAGCGGTGACGGTGACGGTGGCCGCCAGTCCGGTGACGACCCAATACCGACCAGCCGTGCACAGGCGATTGCCCAAGCCACCGAGCAGGCTCGGGAACGCGAAGGGGCAGGCGCAAACCCCCCGACCGGGAGCGGTTCTGGAGCCCGGTCGAGTTGTGGAGGCCATTCTACGAGTAGGTCGCCCGAGGGTCAGCACCCTCATGAGCAGGTTAGTCAGCTCACGCTCGGAACCTTCGACGAGAAACCGGATACCTACACGGAGGATTCCAGTGAAGCATCGGCGCCATCGAGTGAGAGTGACGGTCACCAAGGGACCCAAGAGTCCCGAGACGGTGCCTCTTCAGGCGTCGACGAGGAACCTGACGATTTGGATAACACAGGTTCTACAGGTTCTACGGGTAGTGCACGCGACGAAAGTCAGGAAGTCCCCGATGGGCCGGCCCATGCACAGAGTTCCTCGCGGTCACGCCAAGAAGAGCAGTCGGCATACGAGGAGGCACTCACAGGAGACGAGCGTGCAGCCCATACGGAAGCCGACCGCGAGCGAATCGATGAGCGGGCCCTCGAGGACGAACTCGACTCGTTAGCCGAGCACCTCGACCGACAACACCGCCAGAAAACACCAGATGCTCCAAACGATGAGAACAGCGGACGGAGTGGAGGGGGAGGATACTCGCCTGGGAACCTCACCGACCTCGAAATACACTCCGTCGCTGACGACCTCGTCCCGCCCCGTGAGTGGGCCGCCATCGAAGACGGCGCTGGCCGAGTCGCCGACACGCTCGAAATGTATCTTCGACTCGACCGACGCGAGAGCACCCGACGTGGTCTCTCCGCCGGGGCCTACGACACTCGCGCCGGCCATCGCCTCGCCATCGGCGACGCCCGCGTGTGCAAGAGCCGGACGATGGGCAACGAGAAACAGTACGCCCTCGTCCTCATTCTTGACCGCTCGGGGTCGATGCGAGGCGGGTCACCGGCGAAGATTGATGTCGCAACCCAGGCCCTCACTCGATTCGCACTCGCTGCCGAAAACCTCGGCATCCGCGTCGCCGTCATCGACTTCATCCACGGGACCGCGCGTCTCGTCAAGCCATTCAGCATCGAGACGCGACACGTCCAGGCATCGCTCCTCGATACCACCTGTGGCGGTGGGACGCCACTCGCTGATGCGATCAGCCTTGCGAATGACTTGGTCGAAGCCCAACGCGACGACCCCCTCATCATCAGCGTCGGCGACGACCAGACCTCGGCCGACGCCGTGAAGGACGTCATTCGGCGGGCCTACGCCCCGGTGTGCTCGCTCACCATCGCGACCGACACCGAGCCCGGCACGCTCTCGGGGTCGGCCTCAGAACTCGCTACCTACTACGAACGCCAGGAGACGGTCTACAGGCCCGAGCGACTTGACAACCGCCTCGATCAGTTCGCCAGCCTCCTTGCCGGTCTCTGA